Proteins co-encoded in one Ignavibacteria bacterium genomic window:
- a CDS encoding iron-containing alcohol dehydrogenase translates to MQEIRKFVAPEFIFGAGAIDMVGRYAINFGSYRPLIVTDQGVMDAGWAGVVSEKLMEEGLEPSIYSNIRPNPRSSQVMEGAEFYKENKCDIIVAVGGGSPMDAAKAIGIVTTNNCDVSGFEGIDAVSIPGPPIICIPTTAGTSADVSQFAIISNEIEKRKFAIISKTVVPDVALIDPLTCMTMDNYLTACTGIDALVHAVEALVSTANSPIMDIHAIAAIKLIWNNLHKVLLEPDNREYRTNVMLGSLQAGLAFSNASLGAVHAMAHSLGGLKDLSHGECNAMLLNSVIRFNYKASPDRYKILAETIGLDIRGMTEKEILKKLTESIDQFKTDAGIKDSLSGKAIKTGDIPSLAKNAIKDPCMATNPRIPSVKDIEAVYEESL, encoded by the coding sequence ATGCAAGAGATCAGGAAATTTGTCGCTCCGGAATTCATATTCGGAGCCGGTGCCATTGATATGGTTGGACGATATGCGATTAATTTTGGATCATATCGACCGCTGATCGTTACTGATCAGGGTGTAATGGATGCGGGTTGGGCTGGGGTTGTCTCAGAAAAACTTATGGAAGAAGGGCTGGAACCATCTATCTATTCAAACATAAGACCAAATCCCAGGTCTTCACAGGTTATGGAGGGAGCGGAGTTTTACAAAGAAAATAAGTGTGACATAATTGTAGCAGTGGGTGGTGGCAGCCCGATGGATGCAGCAAAAGCAATCGGAATTGTAACCACCAACAATTGTGATGTTTCCGGATTTGAGGGAATTGACGCAGTCTCAATCCCGGGACCCCCGATAATCTGTATTCCTACCACAGCAGGTACTTCAGCAGATGTTTCACAATTTGCAATAATCTCAAATGAAATTGAGAAAAGGAAGTTTGCGATAATCAGCAAGACCGTAGTCCCTGATGTGGCCCTTATCGATCCGCTCACCTGCATGACAATGGACAATTATTTAACCGCCTGCACCGGAATCGATGCTCTTGTGCATGCAGTAGAAGCCCTGGTCTCTACTGCCAATTCACCAATCATGGATATTCATGCTATCGCGGCAATCAAATTAATTTGGAACAATTTGCATAAAGTGCTTTTAGAGCCTGATAACAGGGAGTACAGGACAAATGTAATGCTCGGCAGTCTTCAGGCCGGACTGGCATTTTCAAACGCAAGTCTCGGAGCTGTTCATGCGATGGCACACAGCCTTGGTGGGCTGAAAGATTTGAGTCACGGAGAATGCAATGCCATGCTTCTGAACTCTGTGATCAGGTTTAATTATAAGGCAAGCCCTGACAGGTATAAAATTCTCGCCGAAACAATCGGACTGGACATCAGGGGGATGACTGAAAAGGAGATTCTTAAGAAACTAACGGAATCGATCGATCAGTTTAAGACAGACGCAGGAATCAAGGATTCACTTTCTGGCAAGGCCATCAAAACCGGAGATATTCCCAGTCTCGCAAAAAATGCAATAAAGGACCCTTGTATGGCAACAAATCCCAGAATTCCTTCAGTAAAAGATATCGAGGCGGTTTATGAAGAATCACTCTGA
- the nth gene encoding endonuclease III: MDKKARAKEVVRRMKEEYPEAVCALNFSSPFELLIATILSAQCTDARVNLVTAELFRDFKSPADFAGSSLETIEKAIFSTGFYRQKAKSIKNCCEILVDQFDGEVPSDFDTLKELPGVGRKTASVVVGNAYGIPAIAVDTHVKRLSNLLGLVESSDPDKIEAQLKELLDPSDWVLFSHQLATHGRNICFARKPECEKCVLRDICPAAKVQY; encoded by the coding sequence ATGGATAAAAAAGCAAGGGCTAAAGAAGTTGTCAGAAGGATGAAAGAAGAGTATCCCGAGGCGGTGTGTGCTCTAAATTTCAGTTCACCTTTTGAACTTTTGATAGCTACCATTCTTTCAGCTCAATGCACCGATGCAAGAGTTAATCTGGTAACGGCTGAGCTTTTCAGGGATTTCAAATCACCTGCGGATTTTGCCGGTTCATCTCTTGAAACGATAGAAAAAGCGATATTTTCCACAGGATTTTACAGGCAAAAGGCGAAAAGCATCAAGAACTGTTGCGAAATATTAGTCGATCAGTTTGACGGGGAAGTGCCATCAGATTTTGACACCCTTAAGGAGTTGCCCGGGGTTGGGAGAAAAACCGCATCGGTAGTGGTAGGGAATGCATATGGAATTCCTGCAATCGCCGTTGACACCCATGTTAAGAGACTCTCAAATTTGCTTGGGCTGGTAGAAAGTTCTGATCCTGATAAAATTGAGGCACAACTCAAAGAGTTACTCGATCCATCTGACTGGGTACTCTTTTCTCATCAGCTTGCTACACATGGCAGGAATATTTGTTTTGCGAGGAAACCCGAATGTGAAAAGTGTGTGTTGAGGGACATTTGTCCTGCTGCAAAAGTACAGTATTAA
- a CDS encoding DUF3267 domain-containing protein, protein MIDILLGASKNTLLHLILIFGLTGIITVMLFLLQRMICISFNKTTGWKGVYITAWIGTPVHEFSHALFCVIFGHKINEVALFKPDKASGVLGYVTHNYNPKSIYQSIGNFFIGIAPLLVGSLILFLLFDTFFPDQASTAMKSNININKLDSSIGEVFKEVYAGIGTNFSILRASLLKPGILAIAILYVMTSISAHIAPSHTDLKNALPGFGLLAGVILTFNLVAAFMKFDTTLLMSKISLFLGKLHGILLFGLALTIFTFLLFYIPLAVYYLFRNKRLLNPFF, encoded by the coding sequence GTGATTGACATTCTTCTTGGTGCATCCAAAAACACCCTTCTTCACCTGATTCTGATATTTGGCTTAACGGGAATCATAACAGTCATGCTCTTTTTATTACAAAGAATGATTTGCATCTCCTTTAATAAAACCACAGGGTGGAAAGGTGTCTACATCACCGCATGGATCGGAACCCCTGTTCACGAATTCTCACATGCGTTGTTCTGTGTTATTTTTGGACACAAAATAAATGAAGTTGCTCTCTTTAAACCGGATAAGGCTTCAGGTGTACTTGGATATGTCACACACAACTACAATCCTAAAAGTATTTACCAGTCAATCGGGAATTTTTTCATAGGTATTGCCCCCCTGCTGGTGGGAAGTCTTATACTCTTTTTGCTGTTCGACACTTTTTTCCCTGATCAGGCTTCGACTGCCATGAAATCCAACATCAATATTAACAAACTCGATTCGTCCATCGGTGAAGTTTTTAAGGAAGTTTATGCGGGAATTGGAACAAATTTCTCAATTCTGCGGGCTTCACTTCTTAAACCCGGCATTCTCGCAATCGCCATCCTCTATGTCATGACCTCAATCTCTGCCCATATTGCTCCGAGTCATACCGATCTGAAAAATGCACTGCCCGGTTTTGGACTTCTTGCAGGAGTAATATTAACATTTAATTTAGTAGCTGCCTTCATGAAGTTTGACACAACTTTACTAATGAGTAAAATTTCATTGTTCCTGGGAAAATTGCACGGTATTTTACTTTTCGGCCTTGCTCTTACAATCTTCACTTTTTTACTTTTCTACATACCACTTGCAGTTTACTACCTTTTTAGAAATAAAAGGCTTCTTAACCCGTTTTTTTAA
- the hemL gene encoding glutamate-1-semialdehyde 2,1-aminomutase: MEIRRSKELFEQAKNFIPGGVNSPVRAFKSVGGNPVFMARGEGSRLFDVDGNEYIDYIGSWGPHIFGHNPPFIKKAVIDALENGSSFGAPTEMEVRMAELITSMVPSVEMVRMVNSGTEATMSAVRVARGFTGREKIIKFEGCYHGHADFFLIKAGSGALTLGEPNSPGVTKGTASDTLIARYNDLDNVKEIVKNNKNEVAALILEPVVGNMGVVIPTEDFINGLRELCSEEGIVFILDEVMTGFRLAAGGAQEVFGITPDLTTFGKIIGGGLPVGAFGGKKEIMEKLAPLGPVYQAGTLSGNPLAMAAGYAALSHIKENPGIYNLLEDRTDRLETGFRENLDKLGRSYRINRIGSMISMFFTESPVYDFDTAVKSDTALYAKFFHGMLDRGIYLPPAQFESWFLSTALSEEDIDRTVKAHFDTLNEII; the protein is encoded by the coding sequence ATGGAAATTAGAAGAAGCAAAGAACTTTTTGAGCAGGCTAAAAATTTTATCCCCGGCGGTGTGAACTCACCTGTACGGGCATTCAAATCGGTCGGTGGCAATCCTGTTTTCATGGCTCGCGGTGAAGGCTCCAGACTGTTCGATGTTGATGGAAATGAATATATAGATTACATCGGAAGTTGGGGACCGCACATTTTTGGGCATAACCCTCCTTTTATTAAAAAGGCAGTGATTGACGCTCTTGAGAACGGGTCAAGTTTTGGTGCACCCACTGAAATGGAAGTCAGGATGGCTGAGCTAATAACTTCAATGGTACCATCTGTTGAAATGGTACGAATGGTGAATTCGGGTACCGAAGCGACCATGAGTGCAGTCAGGGTTGCAAGAGGATTTACCGGACGGGAAAAGATAATTAAATTTGAGGGCTGCTACCATGGTCATGCGGACTTTTTCCTGATTAAAGCGGGCAGTGGTGCCCTTACACTCGGCGAACCGAACAGTCCGGGTGTTACCAAAGGGACTGCTTCAGATACTCTGATAGCCAGATATAACGACCTTGATAATGTTAAGGAGATCGTAAAAAACAATAAAAATGAAGTGGCTGCGCTGATCCTTGAGCCGGTGGTTGGAAATATGGGCGTTGTAATACCGACAGAGGATTTTATAAACGGACTTCGCGAACTGTGCAGTGAAGAGGGAATAGTTTTTATACTTGATGAAGTTATGACCGGGTTCCGCCTCGCTGCAGGTGGTGCACAGGAAGTATTTGGAATAACTCCTGATCTTACGACTTTTGGTAAAATTATTGGTGGAGGACTTCCGGTTGGAGCATTTGGTGGTAAAAAAGAGATTATGGAAAAGTTGGCTCCTCTCGGCCCTGTATATCAGGCAGGAACCCTTAGCGGAAATCCACTTGCAATGGCAGCAGGTTACGCGGCTCTTTCACACATAAAGGAAAATCCCGGAATTTACAACCTTTTGGAAGACAGAACTGACCGGTTGGAGACAGGATTCAGAGAGAATCTTGATAAACTTGGAAGAAGCTACAGAATAAACAGGATCGGATCGATGATCAGCATGTTTTTCACGGAATCTCCTGTTTACGATTTTGATACAGCTGTCAAATCTGATACTGCTCTTTACGCAAAGTTTTTCCACGGAATGCTCGACAGGGGGATTTATCTTCCACCTGCACAATTTGAATCGTGGTTCTTGAGTACAGCTCTTAGCGAAGAAGATATCGACAGGACTGTGAAAGCCCATTTCGATACTCTTAATGAAATTATTTAA
- the hemB gene encoding porphobilinogen synthase, with protein sequence MADFPVKRLRRLRYNTKVRDLVRETILTKNDFIYPLFVIPGEGKVEEIRSMPGVFRFSIDELVKECKEVAALGIPAVILFGIPDHKDEVGSDAYSDDGIIQRAIRAIKKEVKDLLIMTDVCLCEYTSHGHCGVLNGEEILNDETVDLLVREAVSHAKAGADVIAPSDMMDGRIGAIRKGLDENGFRNIPVLSYAVKYASGYYGPFRDAADSAPAFGDRRSHQMDVANSSEALREALSDIDEGADIIMVKPAGAYLDIIKMVKDATGMPLAAYQVSGEYAMIKAAGKLDWIDEERVMMESLVSIKRAGADMILTYFAKEASKFLDRQK encoded by the coding sequence ATGGCTGACTTTCCAGTAAAAAGGCTGCGTCGTTTAAGATACAATACAAAAGTGCGTGATCTCGTCAGAGAAACGATTCTTACCAAAAATGATTTTATTTATCCTTTGTTCGTAATTCCCGGAGAGGGGAAAGTAGAAGAGATTCGCTCGATGCCGGGAGTTTTCCGGTTTTCGATAGACGAACTGGTAAAGGAATGCAAGGAAGTGGCAGCCTTGGGAATACCCGCAGTGATCCTATTTGGTATTCCTGATCACAAGGATGAAGTCGGTTCCGATGCGTATTCAGATGACGGTATCATTCAGCGAGCCATTCGTGCCATTAAAAAGGAGGTTAAAGACCTTCTGATAATGACAGATGTCTGTCTGTGTGAGTACACTTCGCACGGTCATTGTGGCGTGTTGAATGGTGAGGAGATTCTGAACGATGAAACCGTAGATCTTCTTGTAAGAGAGGCAGTGTCTCATGCAAAAGCCGGAGCTGATGTAATAGCGCCGTCAGATATGATGGACGGAAGAATTGGTGCCATAAGAAAAGGACTCGATGAAAACGGTTTTAGAAACATTCCTGTCTTAAGCTATGCAGTGAAGTATGCCTCCGGATACTACGGACCGTTCAGGGATGCCGCCGATTCGGCTCCAGCATTTGGCGACAGAAGATCTCATCAAATGGATGTTGCGAACAGCAGTGAAGCGTTACGCGAGGCTTTAAGTGACATAGATGAGGGTGCTGATATAATTATGGTCAAACCGGCAGGTGCATATCTTGATATAATTAAAATGGTAAAAGATGCCACCGGAATGCCACTCGCGGCGTATCAGGTGTCAGGTGAGTATGCGATGATTAAAGCAGCCGGAAAGCTCGACTGGATAGATGAAGAAAGAGTAATGATGGAATCACTCGTCTCGATTAAAAGAGCAGGAGCTGATATGATTCTGACATACTTTGCCAAGGAAGCATCAAAATTTCTTGACAGACAAAAATGA
- a CDS encoding GNAT family N-acetyltransferase encodes MPIENVINIRPAENKDIDKIRELLRTTWHDAYAYIPAEDLDSYLDENYSAAKLKEILNTDREECFVYDDGVEVIGWMRLRRDDDNNIFTVISLYVLPKSQGNGIGKQLLDFACEFALEYRFEKVTLGVMTQNEKSVKWYKKQGFETVKTEPFTMGKTTVEQLIMEKIIFFQ; translated from the coding sequence ATGCCGATCGAGAATGTAATCAATATCAGACCAGCAGAAAACAAAGATATCGATAAAATCAGGGAACTGCTCCGCACAACATGGCACGATGCATATGCTTACATCCCTGCAGAGGATTTGGATTCGTATCTCGATGAGAATTATTCGGCTGCGAAATTGAAAGAAATCCTGAATACTGACCGCGAGGAGTGCTTCGTTTATGATGACGGGGTTGAAGTAATTGGCTGGATGAGACTAAGAAGAGATGATGACAACAACATTTTCACTGTAATATCACTGTATGTTCTTCCAAAAAGTCAGGGAAATGGAATTGGAAAACAGCTCCTTGATTTTGCTTGTGAGTTTGCTCTGGAGTACCGTTTCGAAAAAGTTACACTTGGTGTAATGACGCAAAATGAAAAAAGCGTTAAATGGTATAAAAAACAGGGATTTGAGACTGTGAAGACAGAACCTTTTACGATGGGTAAAACAACAGTCGAGCAGTTAATCATGGAAAAAATAATTTTCTTTCAGTAA
- a CDS encoding citrate (Si)-synthase, protein MAPNIFDTMAAKIEFWRSDMSAFLKESGDQKVSDITVSQIMGGMRGVTSLWCDTSVVPKDQGLIIRGKPVAELTDITGVQVFYLLLTGDLPNEEELHEFQVALRIRKFVPYYVWEILKAMPKDSHPMTMLSTAVLSMQKESSFARHHDEGIHKSEYWRYTLEDALNIIAKLPAIAAAIYRIRYNKGELIQPDPDMRLSEDFVHMLGLEASGDEFLKLMTLFLVAHSDHEGGNVSSFTASIVNSALSDLYYSISAGFNGLAGPLHGLANQEALKWVLDVMKKYNGTPTKEEIEEVVNETLASGQVIPGYGHAVLRVVDPRFTAFLEFGKVHCPDDPVFKTVVNTFEVVPEVLKGIPKIQNPWPNVDAVTGSLLYHYGLREFSYYTVIFALSRSIGLASQAVMNRAMGLPIVRPKSVTTSWLKSQVIK, encoded by the coding sequence ATGGCACCAAATATTTTCGATACAATGGCGGCAAAAATAGAGTTCTGGCGTTCCGACATGTCAGCATTTTTAAAGGAAAGTGGAGATCAAAAAGTTTCTGACATTACCGTTTCGCAGATAATGGGTGGAATGCGCGGAGTAACATCTCTTTGGTGTGACACCTCAGTTGTTCCCAAGGATCAGGGTCTCATAATCCGTGGAAAACCGGTTGCTGAACTTACTGATATCACCGGAGTGCAGGTGTTTTATCTCCTTCTTACGGGGGATTTGCCAAATGAGGAAGAACTCCATGAATTTCAGGTGGCTCTAAGAATAAGGAAATTTGTCCCGTATTATGTCTGGGAGATACTCAAGGCAATGCCTAAAGATTCTCACCCGATGACAATGCTTTCGACAGCGGTGCTTTCCATGCAGAAGGAGTCATCTTTCGCCCGTCATCACGATGAAGGAATTCACAAAAGTGAATACTGGCGGTACACTCTGGAAGATGCGCTAAATATCATCGCGAAACTTCCGGCAATCGCTGCAGCAATTTACCGAATCAGATACAACAAAGGTGAACTGATTCAACCGGATCCAGATATGAGACTCTCGGAAGATTTTGTTCATATGTTGGGATTGGAAGCCTCCGGCGATGAATTTTTGAAATTGATGACCTTGTTTCTCGTCGCTCATTCCGACCATGAAGGTGGTAATGTGAGCTCGTTTACAGCTTCAATTGTGAACTCGGCGTTATCGGATCTCTATTATTCAATCTCTGCAGGATTCAACGGACTTGCAGGCCCGCTTCACGGTCTTGCAAATCAGGAAGCCCTCAAATGGGTGTTGGATGTAATGAAGAAGTATAATGGAACACCAACAAAAGAAGAGATTGAAGAGGTTGTGAACGAAACTTTGGCATCAGGTCAGGTGATTCCGGGTTATGGCCATGCAGTTCTTAGAGTTGTAGATCCAAGATTTACAGCTTTTCTTGAATTCGGAAAAGTTCACTGTCCCGATGATCCTGTTTTCAAAACAGTTGTAAACACCTTCGAAGTTGTGCCTGAAGTATTGAAAGGAATCCCCAAAATTCAGAATCCTTGGCCCAATGTTGATGCCGTTACAGGTTCACTCCTGTATCATTACGGTCTAAGGGAATTTTCCTACTATACCGTGATTTTCGCGCTGTCAAGATCAATTGGTTTAGCCTCACAAGCGGTTATGAACAGAGCTATGGGCCTACCGATCGTTCGACCAAAATCAGTTACCACTTCATGGTTGAAGAGTCAGGTAATAAAGTAA
- the htpG gene encoding molecular chaperone HtpG, with protein MEAKVQEKFTFQAEITQLLDILVHSLYSSREIFLRELISNASDAIDKLRIISLRGDEYHQKDLPFEIKISFDQEAKMLVITDTGIGMTKDELVKNIGTIAKSGSSEFIKALKAGETDAKEIIGRFGVGFYSVFMVAHEVKIKTRSYLPDETGFVWRSSGSGDFTISEMEESINRGTTIEIYLKDDAVEFATKERLEGIIKKHSGFISYPIYLAAERVNTITALWKEPKSTIKPEQYNEFYKFVSHDFEDPECHIHYSIEAPIQFNALLFIPKRNFDLFGMNRENYGLDLYVRKVLIQHQSKDLLPEFLSFVKGVVDSEDLPLNVSRETLQENAVFGKISREVTKAVLNDLIKRAKDEPEQYKRIYKEHGKQIKLGFNDHNNREKYLELLRFDSLNNTDPEKLVSLEDYKSGLKADQKEIYYALGTTRESLLADPAIEIFKKKGIDVLFLMDPVDEYALSMCGKYGELDFVSVEKADVSKLDAFVDIEENENKLPELTEADEKVLEDMATKIKEILGEKIKEVKISKRLSDHAVWLSGENEMFSASFRRMMKGSNPMFDSFGASKVMEINKNSAVIRNLLNIYKGDKKSPVIPRVVNVLYLSAELGSGDLKDPFVLVKEMNSILETFTGSYTIIK; from the coding sequence ATGGAAGCCAAAGTACAAGAAAAGTTCACATTTCAAGCGGAAATCACACAACTTCTCGATATCTTAGTTCATTCCCTGTACAGCAGCCGCGAAATATTTTTAAGGGAGCTGATATCGAATGCATCCGATGCAATCGATAAATTAAGAATAATCTCTCTCCGCGGCGATGAATATCATCAAAAAGACCTGCCATTCGAAATAAAAATATCCTTCGATCAGGAAGCAAAAATGCTGGTTATCACCGATACAGGTATCGGAATGACCAAGGATGAACTTGTAAAAAATATCGGCACAATTGCAAAATCAGGAAGTTCTGAGTTCATCAAAGCTTTAAAAGCAGGTGAAACTGATGCGAAAGAAATTATTGGCAGGTTCGGTGTAGGGTTCTATTCTGTTTTCATGGTTGCTCACGAAGTGAAGATTAAGACCAGATCATATCTGCCTGATGAGACCGGTTTCGTTTGGCGTTCATCGGGAAGTGGCGACTTCACCATCTCCGAAATGGAAGAATCGATTAATCGCGGAACGACAATTGAGATTTACTTAAAGGATGACGCTGTGGAATTTGCAACCAAGGAGAGACTTGAGGGAATTATCAAGAAACACTCCGGATTCATTTCCTACCCGATTTATCTTGCAGCCGAAAGAGTAAACACAATAACTGCCTTGTGGAAAGAGCCAAAATCCACTATCAAACCTGAGCAGTATAATGAGTTTTACAAATTCGTATCCCACGATTTCGAGGATCCTGAATGCCACATCCACTATTCTATAGAAGCACCGATTCAGTTTAATGCACTTCTCTTTATCCCCAAACGGAATTTTGATTTGTTTGGTATGAACAGGGAGAACTACGGTCTCGATTTGTATGTGAGGAAAGTGTTGATTCAACACCAGTCAAAGGACCTGCTGCCTGAGTTTTTGAGTTTTGTGAAGGGTGTTGTTGATTCCGAGGATCTTCCACTCAATGTTTCGAGGGAGACACTTCAGGAGAATGCTGTTTTTGGAAAAATTTCGAGAGAAGTGACAAAAGCCGTTCTCAATGACCTCATTAAAAGGGCAAAAGACGAACCAGAGCAGTACAAGCGAATTTACAAAGAGCACGGTAAGCAAATAAAGCTTGGTTTCAATGATCACAATAACCGGGAAAAATACCTCGAACTTCTCAGATTTGACTCTCTGAACAATACTGATCCTGAAAAACTTGTTTCACTTGAAGATTACAAATCAGGATTAAAAGCAGATCAGAAGGAAATATACTATGCGTTAGGTACTACCCGAGAATCGCTTCTGGCAGACCCTGCAATCGAGATCTTTAAGAAAAAAGGAATCGATGTCCTTTTCCTGATGGATCCTGTTGATGAATATGCTCTCAGCATGTGCGGAAAATATGGTGAACTTGATTTCGTTTCAGTTGAAAAGGCGGATGTCAGCAAACTGGATGCATTCGTGGATATTGAGGAAAATGAGAACAAATTACCGGAATTAACTGAAGCTGATGAAAAAGTGCTCGAGGATATGGCAACGAAAATCAAGGAAATTCTCGGTGAGAAGATCAAGGAAGTGAAAATATCCAAGAGACTAAGCGACCATGCTGTTTGGCTTTCAGGCGAGAATGAAATGTTCTCAGCATCTTTCAGACGCATGATGAAAGGAAGCAATCCGATGTTTGATTCTTTTGGTGCCTCCAAAGTTATGGAGATAAACAAGAACAGTGCCGTGATCAGGAACCTTCTCAACATTTATAAGGGAGACAAAAAATCTCCGGTTATTCCGAGAGTTGTGAATGTGCTTTACCTTTCCGCAGAGCTCGGGTCGGGTGATCTAAAAGATCCTTTTGTGCTTGTGAAGGAGATGAACTCGATACTTGAAACTTTCACCGGTTCGTACACCATAATAAAATAG
- a CDS encoding potassium/proton antiporter, whose product MIHLLEHKIFILSVLIVLSLLVTRLTRNYGVPTLLLFLGLGMLAGSDGPGGIEFSDASLAQSIGTIALVFILFSGGLETSIQSVKNGIKSSLSLATLGVVITAVLMGAFLYYVAGYSAGFSFFIGAVISSTDAAAIFSVLKAKDLNLSGDIQPVLELESGSNDPMAIFLTMLMISILTEPEKTAVEHVVFFVSQFGIGAVAGYAGGRVMSVIMNKLDFITPGFYPVFVLSGALLIYSGTALISGSGFLAVYIAGIVANSHEFQHKTNTIRFFEGLAWLSQIGMFLTLGLLIFPSQLPEVALIGSLFALFLMFVARPVAVMVSLLFSNFNLKEKVFIMWGGLRGAVPIILATFALTSNLPDGQKVLNLVFFVVIFSAIGQGWSIPAVSKLLKLRNVKNLSKKVLMDLETGRDDNKTLFDLFVQPGSPACGNKIVEIGLPVGVLIVLIERKGKYVIPSGSTIIEEDDLIILLVDKSDIELVAGFFKSSFD is encoded by the coding sequence ATGATACACCTGCTGGAACATAAAATTTTTATTCTCTCCGTGCTGATTGTTCTCTCGTTGCTGGTAACGAGACTTACCAGGAATTACGGAGTCCCCACACTGCTTCTTTTTTTGGGTCTTGGAATGCTTGCCGGTTCAGACGGACCGGGGGGAATCGAATTTAGTGATGCTTCCCTTGCCCAGTCGATAGGCACCATCGCTCTGGTATTTATTTTGTTTTCGGGAGGGTTGGAGACAAGCATACAGTCAGTAAAAAATGGTATTAAGTCATCTCTTTCACTGGCTACTCTCGGGGTGGTTATTACAGCAGTTCTGATGGGGGCATTCCTGTATTATGTAGCCGGTTACTCTGCCGGTTTTTCTTTTTTCATCGGTGCGGTAATATCGTCAACAGATGCCGCAGCAATTTTCTCGGTTCTGAAAGCCAAGGATTTAAATTTATCGGGTGATATTCAACCCGTTTTGGAGCTTGAAAGCGGCAGCAATGATCCCATGGCAATATTTCTGACCATGCTGATGATTTCCATTCTTACTGAACCTGAAAAAACCGCTGTCGAACATGTGGTATTTTTTGTGTCGCAATTTGGAATTGGCGCGGTCGCGGGATATGCAGGAGGAAGAGTTATGTCGGTTATAATGAACAAACTGGATTTTATTACCCCAGGGTTTTATCCTGTATTTGTTCTTTCAGGTGCTTTACTGATTTACAGTGGGACAGCATTAATATCAGGAAGTGGATTTTTAGCTGTTTATATAGCGGGAATTGTGGCCAACAGTCATGAATTTCAACACAAAACAAACACAATCAGGTTTTTTGAAGGACTCGCCTGGTTGAGTCAGATTGGCATGTTTCTCACCCTGGGATTGCTGATATTTCCTTCACAGTTACCTGAAGTTGCTCTTATCGGGAGCCTCTTTGCACTGTTTTTGATGTTCGTTGCCAGACCTGTAGCAGTGATGGTGTCACTGTTATTCAGCAATTTTAATTTGAAAGAGAAAGTGTTTATCATGTGGGGTGGTTTGAGGGGGGCAGTGCCTATCATCCTTGCTACATTTGCGCTGACCTCGAATCTGCCTGACGGACAAAAGGTGCTGAACCTTGTCTTTTTTGTTGTGATATTTTCAGCCATCGGTCAGGGATGGTCCATACCTGCAGTGTCCAAACTTCTTAAACTACGAAATGTCAAAAATTTAAGCAAAAAAGTGCTGATGGACCTTGAGACAGGAAGGGACGACAATAAAACATTGTTCGATCTTTTTGTTCAACCGGGGTCTCCTGCCTGTGGTAACAAGATTGTGGAGATTGGACTTCCGGTTGGTGTTCTGATTGTTTTGATAGAACGAAAAGGGAAATATGTAATTCCGTCGGGAAGTACAATAATTGAGGAGGATGATTTGATTATCCTTCTGGTTGACAAGTCGGACATAGAACTTGTCGCAGGATTTTTTAAGTCGTCTTTCGATTAG